A region from the Prochlorococcus sp. MIT 0603 genome encodes:
- a CDS encoding chlorophyll a/b-binding protein produces MNSNNPESSNLESSNKNAQEINNEKSEVDNTPSATTPDIPSFGWSSYAERVNGRFAMIGFTAILLIEVLSHMGFLHWAGLIP; encoded by the coding sequence ATGAACTCAAACAATCCAGAATCATCCAACTTGGAATCCTCTAACAAAAACGCTCAAGAAATTAACAATGAAAAGAGCGAAGTAGATAACACTCCAAGTGCAACAACTCCTGATATTCCTTCATTTGGATGGAGTTCTTATGCAGAAAGAGTAAATGGAAGATTTGCAATGATTGGATTTACAGCGATTTTGCTAATAGAGGTTCTTAGTCATATGGGTTTCCTTCATTGGGCTGGGTTAATTCCTTAA